In a single window of the Vitis vinifera cultivar Pinot Noir 40024 chromosome 6, ASM3070453v1 genome:
- the LOC104879615 gene encoding tropinone reductase homolog At2g29150, with translation MAQTGCSNGDNRWSLKGMTALVTGGMNFDLSLPIITLFLYQFCRHAVVEELTGLGARIHTCSRTETGLNEYLRDWEGKGFEVTGSVCDVSSRAQREKLMETVSSKFNGKLNILINNAGTGKPGRTVEFAAEEFSTVMAVNFESVYHLCQLAHPLLKASGAGSIVLMSCVSGVVSLKYLSAYGATKGTSCHHRVYVAGPVLLDKMIDIYL, from the exons ATGGCACAGACTGGCTGCAGCAATGGAGATAATAGATGGTCTCTCAAGGGAATGACAGCCCTTGTAACGGGTGGAATGAACTTTGATCTGTCTCTGCCAATTATCACCTTGTTTTTATATCAATTCTGCAGGCATGCTGTTGTGGAAGAACTGACTGGATTAGGTGCAAGAATACATACATGTTCTCGAACAGAAACTGGGCTTAATGAATACTTAAGGGATTGGGAGGGTAAAGGTTTTGAAGTCACTGGCTCAGTCTGTGATGTATCCTCTAGGGCCCAAAGAGAGAAGCTAATGGAGACAGTATCTTCTAAGTTTAATGGGAAGCTGAATATCCTT ATCAACAACGCTGGAACTGGCAAACCGGGACGGACAGTGGAGTTCGCAGCTGAAGAGTTCTCAACGGTCATGGCTGTAAATTTTGAATCTGTGTATCATCTATGCCAACTTGCGCATCCCCTTCTGAAGGCCTCAGGAGCGGGAAGTATTGTGCTCATGTCTTGTGTTTCAGGTGTAGTATCACTCAAGTATCTATCTGCCTATGGAGCAACCAAAGGTACTTCATGCCACCATCGGGTTTATGTTGCAGGTCCTGTGTTGTTGGACAAGATGATAGATATTtacctttaa
- the LOC109121468 gene encoding tropinone reductase homolog At5g06060-like isoform X2, producing the protein MAQTGCSNGDNRWSLKGMTALVTGGTRGIGHAVVEELTGLGARIHTCSRTETELNEYLRDWEGKGFEVTGSVCDVSSRAQREKLMETVSSKFNGKLNILINNAGTGKPGRTVEFTAEEFSSIMAVNFEFVYHLCQLAHPLLKASGAGSIVLMSSVAGVVSLKYLSAYGATKGALNQLAKSLACEWAQDNIRANSIAPWFIKTSLVEPFLSKKSFTEEVIRRTPLGRVGDPKEVSSLVAFLCLPASSYITGQTICVDGGMSINCFDPSQC; encoded by the exons ATGGCACAGACTGGCTGCAGCAATGGAGATAATAGATGGTCTCTCAAGGGAATGACGGCCCTTGTAACGGGTGGAACTAGAGGAATCGG GCATGCTGTTGTGGAAGAACTGACTGGATTAGGTGCAAGAATACATACATGTTCTCGAACAGAAACTGAGCTTAATGAATATTTAAGGGATTGGGAGGGTAAAGGTTTTGAAGTCACTGGCTCAGTCTGTGATGTATCCTCTAGGGCCCAAAGAGAGAAGCTAATGGAGACAGTATCTTCTAAGTTTAATGGGAAGCTGAATATCCTT ATCAACAACGCTGGAACTGGCAAACCGGGACGGACGGTGGAGTTCACAGCTGAAGAGTTCTCAAGTATCATGGCtgtaaattttgaatttgtctACCATCTATGCCAACTTGCTCATCCCCTTTTGAAGGCATCAGGAGCGGGAAGTATTGTGCTCATGTCTTCTGTTGCAGGTGTAGTATCACTCAAGTATTTATCTGCCTATGGTGCAACCAAAG GGGCACTGAATCAGCTTGCGAAGAGCTTGGCATGCGAGTGGGCGCAAGACAATATCAGGGCTAACTCTATTGCTCCTTGGTTCATCAAAACTTCTCTGGTAGAACCT TTTCTTAGTAAGAAAAGCTTTACGGAAGAGGTAATAAGAAGAACTCCGCTTGGTCGAGTGGGGGATCCAAAGGAGGTGTCATCCTTGGTAGCATTCCTCTGCCTACCAGCATCATCTTACATTACTGGCCAGACCATTTGTGTTGATGGTGGGATGAGTATTAATTGTTTCGATCCAAGTCAATGCTAG
- the LOC109121468 gene encoding uncharacterized protein LOC109121468 isoform X3 has translation MCHGKKIDRLSSTYSYQLSQLSRQTFSTQETVSCEKSSEGMAQTGCSNGDNRWSLKGMTALVTGGTRGIGHAVVEELTGLGARIHTCSRTETELNEYLRDWEGKGFEVTGSVCDVSSRAQREKLMETVSSKFNGKLNILINNAGTGKPGRTVEFTAEEFSSIMAVNFEFVYHLCQLAHPLLKASGAGSIVLMSSVAGVVSLKYLSAYGATKGALNQLAKSLACEWAQDNIRANSIAPWFIKTSLVEPFLSKKSFTEEVIRRTPLGRVGDPKEVSSLVAFLCLPASSYITGQTICVDGGMNSRWSLKGMTALVTGGTKGIGHAIVEELAGLGATIHTCSRKETELNECLKDWKAKGFGVSGSVCDVSSRAQREKLMETVSSVFKGKLNILVNNAAIVIQKPTVEVTAEEFSTIMAINFESVYHLSQLAHPLLKASGAGSIVFISSVAGVVSVKYLSAYAVTKGAMNQLTKNLACEWAEDNIRSNAVAPWCIKTPMVDQMLSNKTFLEGVINRAPLRRVGDPKEVSSLVAFLCLPASSYITGQTICVDGGVTVNGFEPNLF, from the exons ATGTGCCATGGAAAGAAGATAGATAGATTAAGTTCTACATATTCATATCAGTTGTCTCAGCTTTCACGGCAGACATTTTCGACGCAAGAGACTGTCTCTTGCG AGAAGAGCTCAGAAGGCATGGCACAGACTGGCTGCAGCAATGGAGATAATAGATGGTCTCTCAAGGGAATGACGGCCCTTGTAACGGGTGGAACTAGAGGAATCGG GCATGCTGTTGTGGAAGAACTGACTGGATTAGGTGCAAGAATACATACATGTTCTCGAACAGAAACTGAGCTTAATGAATATTTAAGGGATTGGGAGGGTAAAGGTTTTGAAGTCACTGGCTCAGTCTGTGATGTATCCTCTAGGGCCCAAAGAGAGAAGCTAATGGAGACAGTATCTTCTAAGTTTAATGGGAAGCTGAATATCCTT ATCAACAACGCTGGAACTGGCAAACCGGGACGGACGGTGGAGTTCACAGCTGAAGAGTTCTCAAGTATCATGGCtgtaaattttgaatttgtctACCATCTATGCCAACTTGCTCATCCCCTTTTGAAGGCATCAGGAGCGGGAAGTATTGTGCTCATGTCTTCTGTTGCAGGTGTAGTATCACTCAAGTATTTATCTGCCTATGGTGCAACCAAAG GGGCACTGAATCAGCTTGCGAAGAGCTTGGCATGCGAGTGGGCGCAAGACAATATCAGGGCTAACTCTATTGCTCCTTGGTTCATCAAAACTTCTCTGGTAGAACCT TTTCTTAGTAAGAAAAGCTTTACGGAAGAGGTAATAAGAAGAACTCCGCTTGGTCGAGTGGGGGATCCAAAGGAGGTGTCATCCTTGGTAGCATTCCTCTGCCTACCAGCATCATCTTACATTACTGGCCAGACCATTTGTGTTGATGGTGGGATGA ATAGTAGATGGTCTCTCAAGGGAATGACTGCTCTTGTAACTGGTGGAACTAAAGGAATTGG GCATGCAATTGTGGAGGAACTGGCTGGATTAGGAGCAACCATACACACGTGTTCTCGAAAAGAAACTGAGCTCAATGAATGCTTGAAGGATTGGAAAGCTAAAGGTTTTGGAGTGAGTGGTTCAGTGTGTGATGTATCCTCTCGGGCACAAAGGGAGAAGCTAATGGAGACTGTCTCTTCTGTGTTCAAAGGGAAGCTGAATATCCTT GTCAACAACGCTGCTATTGTTATTCAGAAACCAACAGTAGAGGTCACGGCAGAAGAGTTCTCAACAATCATGGCCATAAATTTTGAATCTGTGTATCATCTGTCCCAACTCGCACACCCCCTTTTAAAGGCATCAGGAGCGGGAAGCATTGTATTCATCTCCTCTGTTGCCGGCGTAGTGTCAGTCAAGTATCTGTCTGCTTATGCAGTAACCAAAG GAGCAATGAATCAACTTACAAAGAATTTGGCATGCGAGTGGGCGGAAGACAATATTAGAAGTAATGCAGTTGCTCCTTGGTGCATCAAAACTCCGATGGTGGATCAG ATGCTCAGTAACAAAACCTTTCTGGAAGGGGTGATAAATCGAGCTCCACTTCGCCGTGTGGGAGATCCGAAGGAGGTGTCATCTTTGGTGGCATTCCTCTGTCTACCAGCATCATCTTACATTACTGGACAGACTATTTGTGTTGATGGTGGCGTGACTGTTAATGGTTTTGAGCCAAACCTGTTCTAG
- the LOC109121468 gene encoding tropinone reductase homolog At5g06060-like isoform X1 codes for MAQTFGCSSGDSRWSLKGMTALVTGGTKGIGHAIVEELAGLGATIHTCSRKETELNECLKDWKAKGFGVSGSVCDVSSRAQREKLMETVSSVFKGKLNILVNNAAIVIQKPTVEVTAEEFSTIMAINFESVYHLSQLAHPLLKASGAGSIVFISSVAGVVSVKYLSAYAVTKGAMNQLTKNLACEWAEDNIRSNAVAPWCIKTPMVDQMLSNKTFLEGVINRAPLRRVGDPKEVSSLVAFLCLPASSYITGQTICVDGGVTVNGFEPNLF; via the exons ATGGCTCAGACATTTGGGTGCAGCTCTGGAGATAGTAGATGGTCTCTCAAGGGAATGACTGCTCTTGTAACTGGTGGAACTAAAGGAATTGG GCATGCAATTGTGGAGGAACTGGCTGGATTAGGAGCAACCATACACACGTGTTCTCGAAAAGAAACTGAGCTCAATGAATGCTTGAAGGATTGGAAAGCTAAAGGTTTTGGAGTGAGTGGTTCAGTGTGTGATGTATCCTCTCGGGCACAAAGGGAGAAGCTAATGGAGACTGTCTCTTCTGTGTTCAAAGGGAAGCTGAATATCCTT GTCAACAACGCTGCTATTGTTATTCAGAAACCAACAGTAGAGGTCACGGCAGAAGAGTTCTCAACAATCATGGCCATAAATTTTGAATCTGTGTATCATCTGTCCCAACTCGCACACCCCCTTTTAAAGGCATCAGGAGCGGGAAGCATTGTATTCATCTCCTCTGTTGCCGGCGTAGTGTCAGTCAAGTATCTGTCTGCTTATGCAGTAACCAAAG GAGCAATGAATCAACTTACAAAGAATTTGGCATGCGAGTGGGCGGAAGACAATATTAGAAGTAATGCAGTTGCTCCTTGGTGCATCAAAACTCCGATGGTGGATCAG ATGCTCAGTAACAAAACCTTTCTGGAAGGGGTGATAAATCGAGCTCCACTTCGCCGTGTGGGAGATCCGAAGGAGGTGTCATCTTTGGTGGCATTCCTCTGTCTACCAGCATCATCTTACATTACTGGACAGACTATTTGTGTTGATGGTGGCGTGACTGTTAATGGTTTTGAGCCAAACCTGTTCTAG